A window of Gouania willdenowi chromosome 12, fGouWil2.1, whole genome shotgun sequence contains these coding sequences:
- the LOC114473430 gene encoding E3 ubiquitin-protein ligase KCMF1: MSRHEGVSCDACLKGNFRGRRFKCLICYDYDLCASCYESGATTTRHTTEHPMQCILTRVDYDLYYGGDTFSVEQPQSFTCPYCGKMGFTETLLQEHVTSEHSETSTEVICPICAALPGGDPNHVTDDFTAHLTLEHRAPRDLDESSSVRHVRRMFHPGRGLGGPRARRTNMHFTSGSTGGLSSSSSQSSSYNPSNREAMDPIAELLSQLSGVRRAAGGQINSPGPSASQLQQLQMQLQLERQQAQAARQQVESGRHAARRGNNPGSTGTAIPPPCTVTNTTTVGESNPSSNSSQFLLARLNEPKMTEAERQFLEGERADHSLFVQELLLSTLMREESCSSSDEDERRDFVDFGAMGCVEIMPLDVAMENLQLKEGGSTGKEPPPPPL; encoded by the exons ATGTCCCGACATGAGG gCGTGAGCTGCGATGCATGTTTAAAAGGCAACTTTAGAGGAAGACGGTTCAAGTGTTTAATTTGCTACGATTACGACTTGTGCGCATCGTGCTACGAGAGCGGTGCCACGACGACGCGACACACCACAGAGCACCCCATGCAGTGTATATTAACCAGGGTAGACTATG ACTTGTATTATGGAGGCGACACCTTTTCAGTAGAGCAACCGCAGTCGTTCACGTGTCCTTACTGTGGGAAGATGGGCTTCACAGAGACGTTATTACAGGAGCACGTCACCTCGGAGCATTCAGAGACGTCCACAGAAGTG ATTTGTCCGATATGTGCCGCCTTGCCAGGAGGAGATCCTAACCACGTCACAGATGATTTTACAGCTCACCTCACCCTCGAACACAGAGCACCACGAGATTTA GACGAGTCCAGCAGCGTTCGACACGTACGTAGGATGTTTCACCCTGGACGAGGACTGGGGGGCCCCCGAGCACGGCGGACAAATATGCACTTTACTAGTGGATCTACAGGAGGACTCTCCTCATCCTCATCACAGAGCTCCAGTTACAACCCAAGTAATAGAGAAGCAATGGACCCAATAGCAG AGTTGTTGTCCCAGCTCTCTGGAGTGCGGCGAGCTGCAGGAGGACAGATTAACTCACCGGGGCCTTCAGCCTCTCAGCTGCAGCAGCTCCAGATGCAGCTGCAGCTGGAGCGGCAGCAAGCGCAGGCGGCGCGGCAGCAGGTGGAGAGCGGACGCCACGCGGCACGACGGGGCAACAACCCCGGCAGCACGGGCACCGCCATCCCCCCGCCCTGCACTGTAACCAACACTACCACAGTGGGTGAAAGCAACCCCTCCTCCAACAGCTCCCAGTTCTTATTAGCACG GTTGAACGAACCCAAGATGACTGAAGCGGAGCGTCAGTTTCTAGAAGGCGAGCGCGCCGACCACAGCCTGTTTGTGCAGGAGCTGCTCCTGTCGACGCTGATGCGTGAGGAGAGCTGCTCCTCGTCGGACGAGGACGAGCGCCGAGACTTCGTCGACTTCGGGGCGATGGGCTGCGTGGAAATCATGCCTTTAGATGTGGCCATGGAGAACCTGCAGCTGAAAGAGGGCGGCTCTACGGGGAAGGAGCCTCCGCCGCCTCCTCTTTGA